In a single window of the Sulfurimonas sp. hsl 1-7 genome:
- the atpC gene encoding ATP synthase F1 subunit epsilon produces MDKFKLEILTPNGEIFNGEAVSVVLPGIEGEFGVLAGHAALTTLLEAGVVDVEKEDKSVESIVINWGVAHVNEEKVVVLVEGAAAIRGENESEIANAIDAAKKLINEIADSSAAIAAVSAKIETAAQKLL; encoded by the coding sequence ATGGATAAGTTTAAACTTGAAATCCTAACGCCTAACGGTGAAATCTTTAACGGTGAAGCTGTTAGCGTAGTTCTTCCTGGTATAGAGGGAGAATTCGGTGTTTTAGCTGGCCATGCTGCACTAACAACATTGTTAGAAGCTGGTGTAGTTGATGTCGAAAAAGAGGATAAATCAGTCGAATCTATTGTTATTAACTGGGGCGTTGCTCATGTTAATGAAGAAAAAGTTGTTGTTTTAGTTGAAGGTGCTGCAGCTATTCGTGGTGAAAACGAATCTGAAATTGCTAATGCTATTGATGCAGCGAAAAAACTTATTAACGAAATTGCAGACTCTAGTGCTGCAATTGCTGCTGTATCAGCTAAAATTGAAACAGCTGCACAAAAGTTACTATAA